A segment of the Sphingomonas kaistensis genome:
CCTGCGTCGAGGCGTTGAACGCCTTGCAGAATTCCATGATGTTGACGCCGCGCTGACCCAGCGCAGGGCCGATCGGCGGAGACGGATTGGCGGCGCCGGCGGGCACCTGCAACTTGATATAGCCGGTAATCTTCTTGGCCATGTCACTCTCTTCTGGGCACGGGGCCCGTTCAGTCGAGCGGTGTTAGCGGACGCCCGAGGACATCCTCCCGCAGTGGCTCCAGTGATGCTGGAAGGCGCGCCCCCTAGCAGAAGGGGGTGCGAGCGGCAAGCCAGACAGGCCGGGAAGCGGAGCCGCGAAGGTCACAAAGGTCACAAAGGTCACAAAGGTCACATAGGGCGGCAGGTAGTCGGCGATCCCACCTCCGCCCGGGCCTTGCGTAGCTTCCGGACGCCGGGGCCAGGCGCGCTGCGGGGGGCAAGGAGAGGCGTCACCCAACCGAGTAGATCAGCTGAAATCCTACATTGCAATCGGCGGGCAAGGAGCGAGCCGGCCGTGGGGGCGGCGATGGCGACGGGCCCGAACCGGTGGGCGGCTCGTTGGCGGGCTCATGATGAAACATGTCGATCACGGGCGGGGCAAGCCGCTGCTTCTGGTGCATGGGCTTGGCAGCAGCGGCCATGCCTGGGAGCCGATTATCGAACCGCTTGCCCAGGCACGCCGGGTGATGGTGATCGACCTGCCCGGTCACGGCGCGACCCCGGCGGAGGCCGACAGCGGTACCTTCGACGGCTTGGTACGGTCGGTTGCGGCGTGGCTCAACGAGACGGGCATGACCGGGGTCGACATGGTCGGCAGCTCGATGGGCGCGCGGCTGGTGCTGGAACTCGCCCGGCGCGGGCTTGCCGGCAATGTGGTGGCGCTCGACCCGGGCGGCTTCTGGGAAGGGTGGGAGCGCAAATGGCTGGTCAGCACGCTGACCGCTTCGCGCGGGCTGGTGAAGGGGCTCAGGTCCGCGCTTCCTACGCTGGCGGCCAATCGGGTCAGCCGCTCGGCGCTGCTGGCGCAGCTGTCGGCACGGCCGTGGGCGCTCGATGGGGCGTTCGTGGCCGAGGAACTGCGCGCGCTGGCCGATACGGCGACCGTGCCGTCGCTGGTCAAGGATCTCGGCTACGGGCCGGGGCAGGAGGGCATTGCGCAGACCAGGGGCCGGTTGGCGATCGGCTGGGGCCGCCACGATCGCCTGTGCCTGCCGGTCCAGGCCAAGCGGGCGGCGAGCAAGTTCCCGAGCGCGAAGCTGCACTGGTTCGAGCATAGCGGCCACTTCCCTCTATGGGACGAGCCCCGCGAGACGGTGAAGCTGATTGCGGAGGTATGCGGGTAGCGAGCGACGTCACGAAGTGAATTCGTGACGTCGGTCCTGTCCGCTACGCGGCAGGCCGTCCGGGTATCGCCGGCTCTCAGCGCAAGCCCACGGATGCTGGTGCATCCGTTTGCTTGCGCTCGGCGGCTCTTACTTGACCAGTTCGACCTGTTCGAACTCGAGCTCGACCGGGGTCGCGCGGCCGAAGATCGATACGCCGACCTTGACCCGGCCACGATCGAAATCGAGTTCCTCGACCACGCCGTTGAAGCTGGCGAACGGGCCGTCCAGCACCTTGACGCTGTCGCCGATCTCATAATCGACATTGATCTTGGCCTTGGGCGCAGCAGCGGCAGCTTCCTCCTTGGTGTTGAGGATGCGCGCGGCTTCGGCTTCGCTGATCGCCTGCGGCTTGCCGTTCGGGCCGAGGAAGCCGGTCACCTTGGGCGTGTTCTTGACGAGGTGGTAGACGTCGTCGTTCATGCCGAGCTTGGCAAGCACGTAACCCGGGAAGAACTTGCGGTCGCTGGTGACCTTCTTGCCGCGACGGATCTCGGTGATCTTCTCGGTCGGGACTTCGACCGATTCGACCAGGCCCTCGAGGTTGAGGCGCTTGGCTTCCGACAGGATCGACTCGCGAACCTTGTTCTCGAAGCCCGAGTAGGCGTGGATGATGTACCAGCGGGACATGGGTTCTAAACCTTAAGCGAGCAGGCCGAGGAGGAACTGGACGATCGCGGCAAAGCCACTGTCCACGGCGAAGAAGAACAGCGCCAGGAGCGACGTCAGGATGAATACCATCACGGCAGTCACCCAGGTTTCCTTGCCGGTCGGCCACACGACCTTGCCCGCTTCGACGCGGACCTGGCGGATGAATTCGCCGGGGGATGTCTTGGCCATGGGCGGACGCTCTGCCTGTTCGAGTGATAGAAAAACGAGGTCCGCGGATGGCTCCGCCGGACCTCGATTGAAGCGCCATGTAGCGCGGAGTGGCGCTTGCTTCAAGCGGGCCCTCACCGCGGCTTAGGTACGCGTGGCGCCAACTTTGGGCCTGGCAGGGGCAGGGGGACTCGAACCCACGACCCTCGGTTTTGGAGACCGATGCTCTACCAACTGAGCTATACCCCTAAGGCCGAGTGCCGGTTAGCGGCGGCGTCCGGTTCTGGCAAGGCGCTCGTCTCGTCCGGTTCGC
Coding sequences within it:
- the nusG gene encoding transcription termination/antitermination protein NusG, with protein sequence MSRWYIIHAYSGFENKVRESILSEAKRLNLEGLVESVEVPTEKITEIRRGKKVTSDRKFFPGYVLAKLGMNDDVYHLVKNTPKVTGFLGPNGKPQAISEAEAARILNTKEEAAAAAPKAKINVDYEIGDSVKVLDGPFASFNGVVEELDFDRGRVKVGVSIFGRATPVELEFEQVELVK
- a CDS encoding alpha/beta fold hydrolase; amino-acid sequence: MMKHVDHGRGKPLLLVHGLGSSGHAWEPIIEPLAQARRVMVIDLPGHGATPAEADSGTFDGLVRSVAAWLNETGMTGVDMVGSSMGARLVLELARRGLAGNVVALDPGGFWEGWERKWLVSTLTASRGLVKGLRSALPTLAANRVSRSALLAQLSARPWALDGAFVAEELRALADTATVPSLVKDLGYGPGQEGIAQTRGRLAIGWGRHDRLCLPVQAKRAASKFPSAKLHWFEHSGHFPLWDEPRETVKLIAEVCG
- the secE gene encoding preprotein translocase subunit SecE — its product is MAKTSPGEFIRQVRVEAGKVVWPTGKETWVTAVMVFILTSLLALFFFAVDSGFAAIVQFLLGLLA